The genomic window TCAACCAAGGATTATTGCATTGCTTTGGAGCTTCTTCATTCAAATGATGCAGAAACATCAAAGAATCAATCACTGTCTCATAAATGCAGAGGTTCAGACACTGAAAGAGCAGAGCCATCTGGAGCTTTGTTCAATCCGAATCCGCGACGAAATCCGACAGGCCGTGTTGAGCCAAGCCGCAAGGTGGGTACGGTGGGTCGTCACAGAATGCCGCTGCGTCCCGGCATTTTCTCAAACTCGCCCTCCTGCATTGCTCTTCTTACCGTCGCGACGTCGCTCCACCGACCAGCATCCGCGTAGATGTTCGATAGGAGTATTCTCGCCGCGCCGTGACTCGGCTCCAGCCTTGCCAAGCTCGCCGCAGCCCTCTCCCCGATCTCCACGTTGCCGTGAGTCCTCGCGGCGGCCAACATCGTCCCCCAGATCACCACGTCCGCCTCCATCGGCATCGCCTCGATCAGCCTCTCCGCCTCTTCGAGGCACCCGGCCCGACCTAGCAGGTCGACCATGCAACCGTAGTGCTTGATCGTCGGCTCTATCCCGTACTCCCTCTTCATCGACTCAAAATAGCTTCTTCCTGCGCCCACCAACCCGGCATGGCAACACGCGTTCAGCACTCCGATGAATGTGATCGAATTCGGCCTGATGTCGGTCCTCCGCAGCTGCGAGAATAAGCTCAGAGACGTCTCCGCATGCCCGTGGATGGCCAGCCCGCATATGATCGCGTTCCACGGCGAAATTGAAGACGAGGAGCGCCTCGCATGATCGAACACTTGCATTGCGCTCGCGATGCTCCCGCGCTTTGCGTACATATCGATGAGCCCCGCGATCAAGTTATCAGTGAGAGGGACGGAGTTGGCGACGACGTAGTCATGGATCCACTTCCCTTGCTCCAACGTCCCGGAACCAGCGACGGCGGAGAGTGCGCTCGTCAGCGTGATCTCGTTAGGCTCGACCCCGGCGGCACGCATCCGCCGAAAGAGCTCCAGCGCGAGGCCGGAGCGGCCGCATTGCGCGTGCCCGGCAATGACGGTGCTCCAAGAGACGACGTCTCTCTCGGGCATTGCGTCGAACAACCGCAGCGCCTCGTCGGCATTGCCGCTCCGGACGAGCCCCGCCATCAGGGCGTTCCACGACGAGACGTGATCCTTGCTACCCGACACGAATTGCAGGCGCGCCGAGTTTAAAAAACCGCAGGCCCCGTAGAAGTGGATCAGCGTCGACTGCACGAACGCGTGGCGGTCCAGCCCGGCCTTGGCGATGGCCGCGTGGAGCTGCCGGCCCTCCTCGACGGCCGAGCGCCGCGCGCAGGCGGACAGCAGGTCGACGAGCAGCACCTCGTTCG from Ananas comosus cultivar F153 linkage group 23, ASM154086v1, whole genome shotgun sequence includes these protein-coding regions:
- the LOC109728184 gene encoding pentatricopeptide repeat-containing protein At5g19020, mitochondrial codes for the protein MPRGRRRDRDRVSYTALITAISPADRPDESLRLLRSMARDGVPFAAVALAAVLSAFARHRSAPGAAATAAVATMVHAAAARSGLGASVVVGTSLVHSYCASSRLADARKVFDEMGRTRNTVTWNALLNGYAKAGLTDRAAELFAAIPEPDLVSWSTMVDGCLRAGRLSAALSTYNAMLRSPAGARPNEVLLVDLLSACARRSAVEEGRQLHAAIAKAGLDRHAFVQSTLIHFYGACGFLNSARLQFVSGSKDHVSSWNALMAGLVRSGNADEALRLFDAMPERDVVSWSTVIAGHAQCGRSGLALELFRRMRAAGVEPNEITLTSALSAVAGSGTLEQGKWIHDYVVANSVPLTDNLIAGLIDMYAKRGSIASAMQVFDHARRSSSSISPWNAIICGLAIHGHAETSLSLFSQLRRTDIRPNSITFIGVLNACCHAGLVGAGRSYFESMKREYGIEPTIKHYGCMVDLLGRAGCLEEAERLIEAMPMEADVVIWGTMLAAARTHGNVEIGERAAASLARLEPSHGAARILLSNIYADAGRWSDVATVRRAMQEGEFEKMPGRSGIL